Below is a window of Clostridia bacterium DNA.
GAGTTCCCAAGAATCAGACAGTGCGGATATGCATATTTCTATTCTTCTCAGTACGGCTTTGATGCGGGCAGGATGTATGATGTAGACGGCTTGTGGCTGTGGAATGACCGGGATGTGGTTGTCCCCGATTCGGTACAGATTGATTACTTAGCGGCAAGAAAGGACGGGGTGCTTGGCATTTCGCTTATGAACCGCGACAAAGCTGATTTAACCACCACCGTTTCATTAGGTGCTAAGGTGCCGGGCGGTGCGGAATACAACGGCACAGCAACCTTGTATGATGCTTCGGGCAACAAATCTACCGTAGAGGTTGTAAACGGCAAATTTACCGTAAATGTACCTGCCAAGGGCATTCAGACCGTAATGCTGAACATAGATGGCGTAAAAGCACCCAGCTATGCAGGCGGTGAAAACCGAAACGGCAAAGCAGAAATCGGTGCGACCGTTTCCGAGCATACCCGTGGCAGAGGCTATACCTTACAGCTTTCGGGCGACAACTACTACGCATACATTTATGTAACCGATATGGACGGTAAGAATCCCGATACGGAAGAGTTCCAGTACAGAGCAAACAGTATGACCGTCACTTATACGGTTGGCGGTGAAACCAAGACGGTAAAGAGAGACGAATATCCCTTTGAAGTGCTGATTCAGGTGGATGACGTAAACGAAATTTTAACTTATGAGGTGCAGATTGAAAAGGCAGACGGAACGGTCGAAAACATGGGTGGCGGTGAGTTGATGACCATTGCAAAATCCAATGAGCTTGGCAAAAAGTTTGACGGTACCGCAATTCCCGGGGCAATCAAAAAGACCGAGGACGGCAAGCCTATGCTTTCGGCAGAAGCCAAAGCGGTTTACAAAGAGCCTTTTGTGATTTCCTATTTACAGCAAGGCACAGGCTCGGGTGCGTTCCGTTTTGTAACGCAGAGTAAGAGTATTCCCTTTGCATGCAAAGAAAATCTGCTTGCAGGCTTTACCGCAACGGTGGAAATGACCGAAAAGGCAACCGGCAAGGTTACGGTGCTTGAAAGCTATGTGGTGGGCAACGAAATGCGTGCAGACGGAGATGTAACGGTAAAAATTGCACCGACCCCCGACTGGCCTTTGGGTGACTATGACAACGACAAGGCAAAAACCCATACCTTTAAGATTACGCTGGCAGACAAGTTTTTGGGTACAGCGACCCCGTCTGTAAAGGAAGAAGCACCAAAAGCAACTGTAAGTGGCATGGAATTTGACACCTTTACGGTGGACAGCTATTATGGTCAGGGTTCAGGCAATCAGCTTTTGCGTTTTGTGATTAAGGCGGATAAAGTTCCCTTTGCCTGCACGGCAGACTGCTTAAAGGGTGCGGTTTGCGTATTGAAAGCAACCGAAAATGCGAGCGGTAAAGTGATTGAATCCAAAACAACTCTTGCAGGCAACGAAATGCGTGCAGACGGCGGAATTACCCTTTTGGTAAAGCCTACCGACGAATTCCCTGCAGGGGATTATGACAACGACAAGGCAAAGACACATAAGTTTGTGCTGGAGATTTCACCGGCAAAATGATTTTTGAAAAGGAAAAAGGCGGTTTGATTTATGCAAAAATGGATGGAGCGGTTTTTAAATCCCGAAAATCGGGATAAGCCCAAAATCAGGTACTGGATTCCCCATGGTGTGATGAGCGAAGAGGGCATTGTAAAGGATGTGGCGGACATTGCTGAGCGCGGTTTTGGCAGTATTGAGGCGGTGTCTATGACCCGTGGGCTGCCCGATGCCTTTTACACCCGTGAAAACACCTGGGGCAGTAAAATGTGGCTGGAGAAAATCAACATTTTATTGCGTGAGGCGAAAAAGTACGGACTGAAAGTGGACATTTCCAACGGCCCCGGCTGGCCTATTGTGGATATCACCGTAACCCATGCCGATGCCGAAACCACCCTTTACGAGCTGGCATACGGATTAAAAATTTTAGAGGCGGGAGAGCGGTATAAGGGCTTACCGCCTCTGCCCGAAATTCTGCATGAAGAGGGGACACTTAAATGTCTTGCGGTGTCTATGTACCGTATCAATCCCGTTGGCGAAAAGACTTTGGATTTTGAGACGTATACGGCACTTCCTACTTCTTGCGAGATAGAGGTTACGGCAGGAGCGGATGGACAGTATGCATTGTTTGCCTTTTACGGCAGACCTGCTGTGCAAAAGTACGGGGAATTTTATGTAATGGATCATTTTTCGGAAAAGGCGACCGACTCGGTGATGGATTACTGGGAACAAAATATTGTGCCTGCTCTTTCGGAAAATATAGATGCTTTGGAAAACATTTTCTGTGATTCGTTGGAGTACAGAGTGGATTTAGAGTGGACACGCACCTTTGCAGAGGATTTTGAGGTGCGAAAGGGGTATAGCATTCTGCCGTATTTGCCCTGCCTTGGCTGTGAGACCAAAAGCATGCCCACAACCATTACATACTTTGCGCGGGAGGGGGTTGTGTATCAGCCGTCCCGAAACGAGAGCATGTACCCAAGATCCAATTTTTGCTGTTACACCTTTTCAGACAGCATACTTTCGCATAAAGTCAACACCGATTACTTTGAAATGACCACCTATCTGTATGCGGAAAAGCATGTGAAGCACATGCAGGAACGTGCCGAAAAAATGGGGATAGGTGTGCGGTATCAGGTGGCGTACGGCAAGCCCTTAGAGGTGGAGTGCGCGGCACTTTATCCTGCAATTCCCGAAAACGAGGGGATGAATCCGCTGCTTGACCGCTTTCGTTTAATGGCAGGTACGGTGCATTTGGCAAGAAAACCGCTTTACTCCTTTGAATGTGCGGCAGAAGCCTTTAATTCTTACGGGCAGACCCATGAGGACATTTTGTGGTGGATGAAGCGTGCGTATGCAGGAGGAATGAATGCCCAGGTGTTGCACGGTGGGCATTATTGCGGTTACTATGACGGTGATGGTAACCAAAACGGCTTAGGTCCCGGTATCAACTGGCCCGGCTTTGAGGGCTTTACCAGACGAACCTGGACAAATGCCTGGAACAGAACCTTAGACAAAAAGGGGCAGAGAGAAATATGGAATTATATGGGACGTGTGAATTTCCTGCTTCGGAATCCCCATAAAGTAGACCTTGCCTTTTACAAGCAGACATATCTGAACAACTGGGCAGGCAAAGGGGACGGCTCGACGCAGGTTTGTGATTCTAACTGGTTAAACCAATGCGGATTCACCTATGAATTTTTGTCTGCAAAGCTTTTAAAGCACGAAAACTGTAAGGTGAAAAACGGTGTTTTGGACGCAGACGGAGCAAGCTATAAGGCATTTATCGTGGATAACGAAACCTTTATGGATTATGATTCTGCGCTGGAAATCAAGGAATTGGCAGAAAAGGGGTTGCCGGTGATTTTTGTGGGTGTGTTGCCTTCAAGGCTTGCCATGCAAAGCGATGCGCATACCGATGCAGAGCTGAGTGCGCTTGTGCGTTCCATTCCCCATATCTTTGTGACAAATCTTTGGGTAATTCCGCAAAAATTAAAAGAAATCGGTATTTTGCCCGATATGATGCCCGATACCCCTGCAACACTGTATCCTGTGCATGTAAAGGTGAATGCTTCTGATTTTTATTATGTATATAACGGCAACATTTTAATGCCACCAGATGAACGAACCAAATATCCCGACCTTGACAAAGAGCGGATGATGCTTCCCTTTGACGGCTTTCTTTCCCTTTCAGGCAAGGGAGATGTGTATGAGCTGGATGCATTTTCGGGCGCGGTGAAAAAGATACCTGCGGTGCAACGGGACGGTCATGTGAAATTTGAAACGCATTTTGTGCGGGATGAAGCCAAAGTTTTTGCGGTGCTGCCCAAAGAGGATGCAGAAAAGCTTGGCATTTCGGGCGAGGAAGAAAAAGCTTTAAAGCAGGTGGCAGAAATGGAGCTTTCCGACTTTACTCTGCACATTACCGAAATTTTACCGCCCGAAAACCGAATCGGGACATTTTATGAGTCGGTTTATCAAGAAAGAGCACCGATCGCTTTGAACGAATTGAAACCCTGGTGTGAGATAGGAGGCTTAGAGCGCACCTGCGGTATCGGGAGGTACAAAACTGTATTTAAGACAGATGAGATTCCGCAAAAGGCAGTTTTGTGTCTGGAAAAGGTGACAGATACCTATAAGGTTTGCGTAAACGGTGTGGAAATGCCCTTTGCGGACCCGATAAAGAAGGAAACGGATATTTCTTCCGCTCTTAAAACGGGGGAAAACCAAATTGAAATTACCGTATATACTACACTCCAGAATGTGGCAAGTTTAGATTTCCTGCTTGCGGAGGGCAAGAAAACAGAGTCGCAAAAAGTCGGACTTTGGGGAAAAGTGAAAGTGAAAATATATGATTGAAAACAGGTGGCGAAAGCCGCCTGTTTTTTAAAAATGCGAACGATTTGATAAAAAGTGCGAACGATTTGATATAGACTTTGGGGGATTCGGATGTTATAATATAGATACAATCTTTAAAGGAGGATGAAAGTATGAAAAGAACAATTGCACTCTTGTTGGTTGCTTTGATGCTGTTTTCGGCGTTGCCTGTTTTTGCAAGCAAGACCGCAGAGCAGGAATTTTCAACCGACAAAATTAAAGGAGAGGTGATTATTCCCTTTACCGATGCGGAAACAGAAGGCGAATACAAGCCCTCTACTGTAGTAAAGGGTTATGACGGTGGTGCTCATTACTGGGGCGGTAAAGCTGTAACGTATAACCTGACAGGCATCAAGAAAGGCAGATATGAGCTGTTTTTCTGGGTTTGCCCGCATCCGGTTTGTGTGGAAAAATTAGAATTTGAAATTCTGCATGCAGGCGAAACCGCAAAGGCTGTGGTATATCAGGCTACAGACGAGGGTGAAACCGTAGAACCCGGCTGGGTATCTTTGGGCGTGTATGAATTTTCGGGCGACGGCACGGAATATGCCAAAATGCTGGAGGCGAGCGGAACTACCCGTCAGTCGGCTGTTAAGTTTGCACCGACTAAGAAGGATGTAACCGTTTACACCGAACCTGTTGTAGAAGAAAAAGAAGAAAATGTAAATGATGAAGGCGTTCCGGTTATCGGCGACAAAAAGCCCGACTCCACTTCCAAACTCAAAGACATTGAAGTGTTGCCTGCAGGTAAATGCAGATGGGAAGGCGACTGGAAATTCAGCTCTGCTGTACTCGGACCTATGACGGAATATCCCAACAGCTTATGGATTGCAGGAGTAGGCGAAGAAGCCACTGTTACATACAACCCCCAAATCGAAGCGGTTGGCGACGTAAACGTTTTCGTATACCTTTTGTGGTGGCACGAAAATCAGAATCCTAACGTGAAATACGAGGTGCATCACAACGGCAAAGTAGATACCGTGATGTTAGACCCCACAACCCTTACCGAAAGCTCCTGGGTATACCTCGGAACCTTTGACTTTGCAGGGGATATGGACAAAGAATTCGTAAAACTTATTTGTCAGCAGGATGAAAATGTGAAGGGTAACACCAGAGCATCTACCGTTATGTTTGAAATTGTAAATACCGAGGGCGGTATCTGGCAGACTAAATATGTAACACCTTATGAGAGCATTGAAACCTTGATCGACAAGGGTAAAATGGCTGCACTCAACAAGTTTGACGACATGAAAGACCACTGGGCATATTACGATGTGGAATACATGGCAAACGAAGGTCTTGTTTCGGGCGTTTCGGAAACCGAATTTGACCCCGAAGCACAAATTACAAGAGCAGAATATGTGACCATTTTGGACAGAGCTTTGGGCTATGAACTGGTGACCGGTGCGTCTTATGCCGATGTTCCGCAAGACCAATGGTATGCAACCTATGTGGCAACCGCAAAAGAAAACGGACTGCTTAACGGCTTGCCGACCGACGACGGTTTTAAGCCTGAACAGCCCATTACCCGTCAGGAAATGGCACTCTTTACCTACAATGCAATTCAGCAGATTGGCAGAAATGACGAATGGCTTGCGGATATGCCCGACGATTACGCAAAATTCACCGACACAGCAGAAGTTTCTGATTGGGCAGAAGAAGCGCTGAAATACTTAATTAAAACAGGTATCATTAAAGGTACAACCGAAACCACCGTTTCGGCACTGGAAAATGCAACCAGAGCACAGGGTGCGGTAATCTTAAAGAGATTTATGTCTTACTTCGTATGGGCAGGCCCTCCGACAGACCAGGAATGGGTTATGACCTTTAATGATGAATTTAACGGCACCGAAATGGACTGGTCTGTATGGCGTTCCGACTCCTCTTCTCCCGGACACATTCAGTCTTCCAGATGGCCTGAAAACGTTGAAGTGCACGATGGTGCGGTACATCTTGTAATCAGACACGAAGAAAAAGGCGGTAAGGAATGGACAGCAGGCTCTGTATGGGTTCGCCCCGAAGTGTTTGCGCAGAAATACGGCTACTGGGAAGCTCGTTATAAAATTGCGGCATCCTCCGGTATCAACAACTCCTTCTGGACTTATTCTTCACACACACATAACATCCACAGAGAAACGGGAACAGGCAGACATTTCGAATTAGATATTAACGAAGGACATTATCCGAACACTGTAAACATGACCTATCACAGTGATTTTGAAACAGGTAAGAACAAATCTTATTCCAGCACCTATGTTTCGCCCTACGATTTGTCGGTAGATTACCATACCTATGCATTGGAATGGACACCCGAAGAATTGAGATTCTATCATGATGGTGTATTGAGAAGTACACAGAAGAACTTAAATGC
It encodes the following:
- a CDS encoding S-layer homology domain-containing protein; this translates as MKRTIALLLVALMLFSALPVFASKTAEQEFSTDKIKGEVIIPFTDAETEGEYKPSTVVKGYDGGAHYWGGKAVTYNLTGIKKGRYELFFWVCPHPVCVEKLEFEILHAGETAKAVVYQATDEGETVEPGWVSLGVYEFSGDGTEYAKMLEASGTTRQSAVKFAPTKKDVTVYTEPVVEEKEENVNDEGVPVIGDKKPDSTSKLKDIEVLPAGKCRWEGDWKFSSAVLGPMTEYPNSLWIAGVGEEATVTYNPQIEAVGDVNVFVYLLWWHENQNPNVKYEVHHNGKVDTVMLDPTTLTESSWVYLGTFDFAGDMDKEFVKLICQQDENVKGNTRASTVMFEIVNTEGGIWQTKYVTPYESIETLIDKGKMAALNKFDDMKDHWAYYDVEYMANEGLVSGVSETEFDPEAQITRAEYVTILDRALGYELVTGASYADVPQDQWYATYVATAKENGLLNGLPTDDGFKPEQPITRQEMALFTYNAIQQIGRNDEWLADMPDDYAKFTDTAEVSDWAEEALKYLIKTGIIKGTTETTVSALENATRAQGAVILKRFMSYFVWAGPPTDQEWVMTFNDEFNGTEMDWSVWRSDSSSPGHIQSSRWPENVEVHDGAVHLVIRHEEKGGKEWTAGSVWVRPEVFAQKYGYWEARYKIAASSGINNSFWTYSSHTHNIHRETGTGRHFELDINEGHYPNTVNMTYHSDFETGKNKSYSSTYVSPYDLSVDYHTYALEWTPEELRFYHDGVLRSTQKNLNANQLQYPYLSSAVLNWAGKATDRTDGTAQIVDYVRIWQKKENMDDPTLNFKGEPMVGVGPAEQKPGAGTSDSGVAGGAGAASETVEFKTTTQTFAGEIVVPFDSESVVKEGEWKASTVVKGFDGGAHYWSGMSGSITYKAEGLKKGKYDVYYWLCPYGSSTAELVNLEINANGEKKVVASRQMLHDGETVEAGWVKLGTFDFKADGSEYVKAFPDTGTFRTSAVKFVPVK